ACTTCGTGGCCAAATTTGAATTCAACACATAAATTAAGAAGACTACTAGTCAGAAACGCAGAAACACAGGTTGCAATCTCACTCTTCTGATTGCATAAAGTTAAAGTTGATAGCTTCAGAAATAGATAAAAAGGCAGATGATTATACATAAATCCATCAGTTTAACTTGAGATAGACAATCTTTTAGTACATATCTAATACTAGTACTATATTATTCAAGAAATTTACAGGATATGCAACAAAAAGTTAGAGAATCATCTCTTATGCTCATACAACATAACCTTCAACTAGAGTTGGCTTCTCACTTTCTTCTGCATCTTCATCTTCCTCCTTTTTCTCAATTTTCCCCTGTTTACCCCCAATCTCCAAACCCTGCAACCCATCCACACACGATTGACAGCCTTCCGGAAGAGATACTACATCCACCAAATCACCGCCGCCTTCCGGCACCTCAGCACCACCTACAACTGCCACGTGATCAGCCGTCCCTTCCGGCACCTCACCACCGCCGCCGCCTTTCTCAGTAGTGCATTTTCCTGGAATGTCGGTAATACCCTCCGTAATTCCTACAAGTGCATCCTTAGTAGAATCATCAACTGGTGATGGAGTTTTGACACAGTGGCCTTCGGATTCGTCTTCGTCGTCCGATTGCGAAATGATGGATCGTACGGCAGTGGCGGCTTTGAGAAACGCTTCTTTGATTGATTCGGGCGGTAGGGCACAATCTTCCAGGCCTGCATCTTCGAGACGCGGTGGTCGGATTTTGTTGAGTAAACTCTCTGATTCCTTTGTTAACTCCATTGTTATCTCTGCTGCTAATATATAATTCACTAGAGAGAAAAAAGCCCTAATTTACTTGAATTTTATTTTAGAACCCTAAAGAGAGAATCAATTGCTGGTAATTCAATAGAGAGGAAAAAGCCTTAAGTTATTTGAAaattgattgtgatttgtgagaATTGTGGACCACTTTGCTCTTTTGTAGAGGGCGAATCGGTATGGGGCACCGTTTTCAAACAGTCGCATGTGAATAGACCGACACAATTTTGTCGGTTAAGAGTCCCAGAAGAACCGGTATATCTTGGGAAACCCGCAGCCTGAACAGATGTTTCGATAAAAAAGATTTTTCGGGACAGTGCACCAAACTTTTGCCACCAATATACCTTAAATTCAAAGTCATAAATTGAATTGAAAATATCTCTCATGTAGTTATAATTAAATATTCTGGAAAAAGGACTATAATCATAATCAATTTCTACCTTTAGAAGAGCCAGTTTAACATGCACTTTTTCGTCCTCCATCTGTGGACCCCGACGAACACATGCTTCAGTTTTTGGACTATGTGCTACATTTAACGTACCAATAAATTCCTCATTActttttattctcttctcttttaattaaaataaatttccTTGATGTCC
The nucleotide sequence above comes from Lycium barbarum isolate Lr01 chromosome 3, ASM1917538v2, whole genome shotgun sequence. Encoded proteins:
- the LOC132633394 gene encoding uncharacterized protein LOC132633394 produces the protein MELTKESESLLNKIRPPRLEDAGLEDCALPPESIKEAFLKAATAVRSIISQSDDEDESEGHCVKTPSPVDDSTKDALVGITEGITDIPGKCTTEKGGGGGEVPEGTADHVAVVGGAEVPEGGGDLVDVVSLPEGCQSCVDGLQGLEIGGKQGKIEKKEEDEDAEESEKPTLVEGYVV